In a genomic window of Urocitellus parryii isolate mUroPar1 chromosome 2, mUroPar1.hap1, whole genome shotgun sequence:
- the LOC144250151 gene encoding coiled-coil domain-containing protein 122-like — MSGNKERKSEEVPKDAVGKEDTSSLTEVVKQVAKQQQSQTSEIERNKKVLFHLQNELHELEKQISAISAETKETERQIYQKDAAIENSRLQCGSLESQIKSLYTENVKLKFDIEMAQEDFEERMIKYKTYYAKIKAHKDSLGEIESQWSFMIELCEKRDLVKKLKTMKEELIQDLQNPGGNQMTQVQEDISKLKNEIITVKESIIEKTCFLEEEKRRHEKLTKEIEVQHKRYYAILKRLHCQVNKLQSTRRQWQWNIQQLEKTAAELRKCIGMKE; from the exons ATGTCAGGCAACAAGGaaaggaagagtgaagaagtTCCTAAAGATG CTGTGGGTAAAGAAGATACATCATCATTAACTGAAGTTGTAAAACAAgttgcaaaacaacaacaatcacaaacatcagaaatagaaagaaacaagaaagttCTGTTTCATTTACAG AATGAACTTCATGAGCTTGAAAAGCAAATATCAGCCATCTCTGCAGAAACTAAAGAAACAGAGAGGCAAATTTATCAGAAGGATGCTGCCATAGAGAATTCCAGACTTCAGTGTGGAAGCCTGGAATCTCAAATCAAGTCCTTATATACAGAGAATGTGAAGCTTAAGTTTGATATCGAAATGGCCCAAGAAGATTTTGAGGAACGCATGATAAAATATAAGACTTactatgcaaaaataaaagcacataaaGACAGTTTGGGGGAGATAGAAAGCCAATGGTCATTTATGATTGAACTCTGTGAAAAACGAGATCTAGTAAAAAAACTAAAGACAATGAAAGAGGAACTTATACAAGATCTCCAAAATCCAGGAGGGAACCAAATGACACAAGTACAG GAAGACATTTCAaagctaaagaatgaaattataactGTAAAAGAATCTATCATTGAAAAAACTTGTTTTcttgaggaagaaaaaaggagacatgaaaaattaacaaaagaaatagaG GTGCAACATAAGAGGTATTATGCAATTCTTAAGCGTTTACATTGTCAGGTGAACAAGCTTCAATCAACTAGAAGACAATGGCAATGGAACATTCAACAGCTGGAAAAAACTGCAGCTGAACTAAGAAAATGTATTGGAATGAAAGAGTGA